One Hermetia illucens chromosome 4, iHerIll2.2.curated.20191125, whole genome shotgun sequence DNA segment encodes these proteins:
- the LOC119653926 gene encoding flap endonuclease 1 encodes MGILGLSKLIADIAPFAIKEGDIKNFFGRKVAIDASMCLYQFLIAVRSDGAQLTTVDGETTSHLMGIFYRTIRLLENGIKPVYVFDGKPPDLKSGELAKRAERRDEAKKALEKATEAGDEAEMEKFNRRLVRVTKEHAAEAKELLKLMGVPFIESPCEAEAQCAAMVKSGKVYATATEDMDALTFGSSIMLRHLTFSEARKMPVKEYFYEKVLKGFELNEKEFIDLCILLGCDYCDSIKGIGPKRAVELINQYRNIETIIDNIDKSKYPIPEDWNYQVARELFVSPEITDPNEIELKWVEPDEEGIVKYLCGDRQFNEERIRNGVKKIMKSRSTSTQGRLDSFFKVLSTTPKRKPEDDKKNVNKKIKLNNSSAKKGRKPK; translated from the exons ATGGGAATTCTAGGATTATCGAAATTGATTGCCGATATTGCACCATTTGCAATTAAAGAAGGAGATATTAAAAATTTCTTTG gtAGGAAAGTAGCTATCGACGCTTCTATGTGCTTGTACCAGTTCCTGATAGCAGTGCGAAGTGATG GGGCTCAATTAACAACAGTTGACGGTGAAACTACTTCTCATCTTATGGGTATATTTTACCGAACAATCCGTCTTTTGGAGAACGGCATCAAACCAGTTTACGTTTTCGATGGCAAACCACCAGATCTCAAATCTGGCGAGTTGGCAAAACGTGCTGAACGCCGTGATGAAGCCAAAAAGGCGCTTGAAAAAGCAACCGAAGCTGGTGACGAGGCTGAAATGGAGAAGTTTAATAGACGATTGGTCCGTGTTACCAAGGAACATGCAGCGGAAGCTAAAGAATTATTGAAATTGATGGGAGTTCCTTTTATAGAATCACCCTGCGAagctgaagcacaatgtgcagccaTGGTTAAATCAGGAAAGGTTTATGCCACTGCGACAGAGGATATGGATGCATTGACGTTTGGATCAAGCATTATGCTCCGACATTTGACTTTTAGTGAAGCGAGGAAGATGCCAGTGAAGGAGTATTTTTACGAAAAGGTGTTGAAGGGATTTGAGTTGAATGAGAAAGAG TTTATCGATCTCTGCATTTTACTTGGCTGCGATTATTGTGATAGTATCAAAGGCATTGGTCCAAAACGAGCAGTCGAATTAATCAATCAATATCGAAATATTGAAACGATCATTGACAACATTGACAAATCAAAGTATCCGATTCCCGAAGACTGGAACTACCAAGTTGCCAGAGAGCTGTTCGTATCGCCTGAAATCACGGACCCAAACGAAATTGAG TTAAAGTGGGTAGAACCCGACGAGGAAGGAATTGTCAAATATTTATGTGGTGACCGACAATTCAATGAGGAACGTATACGCAATGgtgttaaaaaaataatgaaatcaagATCAACGTCGACACAAGGAAGGCTGGATTCTTTCTTCAAG gtactttcaacaacacCTAAACGCAAGCCAGAAGATGATAAGAAGAATGTAAATaagaaaatcaaattgaataatTCATCGGCTAAGAAGGGTCGAAAGCCCAAGTAA